In Dryobates pubescens isolate bDryPub1 chromosome 19, bDryPub1.pri, whole genome shotgun sequence, the following are encoded in one genomic region:
- the ZNF276 gene encoding zinc finger protein 276 isoform X2 gives MKRDRRGRFLAAAGGPGAAAAAATEPRRRLATAPRGNEAAAAQPEPPAGWAPAAAAAAWTRPPALGSAPEAGIGRALSTGYCRLCHGKFSSRSLRNAFGKVPVMGETSEKQRRVDQVFFADFQRLVGVAVRQDPALPQFVCKKCHAQFYKCRSVLRTFIQRVNASPTGHLKAKGKSDAAPAQPCAEGDASCLVDLITSSPQCLHSLVTWTHAHAGSCPSVPSLQSVLSSEYCGIIRAVWGCAQGHDYVMDTDSDCSSLLLDSALAGKREQGAARRLTDNGADDDQAVPAPKPQHAPGRTPPCQQPANKGAASVPPEAEDEPPPPQDRDSSHLQLESAAALQEKALSQPESPLSSAAGQLSGKQVPSATAHERVKDEFSDLSEGDFLSDDENEKRNVQSSDDSFEPYPEKKEELPTIYKCPYQGCTAVYRGADGMKKHIKEHHEEVRERPCPHPGCNKVFMIDRYLQRHVKLIHTEVRNYICDECGQTFKQRKHLSVHQMRHSGAKPLQCEICGFQCRQRASLKYHMTKHKAETELEFACDQCGKRFEKAHNLNVHMSMVHPLTQTQDKAKPLEPEPILLLNPSGTSESQAVKSEVTAQQEPT, from the exons ATGAAGCGCGATCGGCGCGGCCGGTTCCTGGCGGCCGCGGGCGGCcccggagcggcggcggcggcggcgaccGAGCCCCGGAGGCGGCTCGCTACGGCCCCCCGTGGCAacgaggcggcggcggcccaGCCCGAACCTCCCGCGGGGTGGGCCCCGgcagctgccgccgctgcctgGACACGGCCCCCCGCGCTCGGATCGGCCCCAGAGGCAG GGATCGGCAGGGCGCTGAGCACCGGCTACTGCCGCCTCTGCCacgggaagttctcctcccggAGCCTGCGCAATGCCTTCGGGAAGGTGCCGGTGATGGGGGAGACCTCGGAGAAGCAGCGGCGCGTGGATCAGGTCTTCTTCGCCGACTTCCAGCGGCTGGTGGGCGTGGCGGTGCGGCAGGACCCGGCCCTGCCCCAGTTCGTCTGCAAGAAGTGCCACGCCCAGTTCTACAAGTGCCGCAGCGTCCTCAGGACCTTCATCCAGAGGGTCAACGCCTCCCCCACCGGACACCTGAAGGCGAAAGGAAA GAGCGACGCAGCGCCAGCCCAACCATGCGCCGAAGgagatgcctcctgcctgg tgGACCTGATCACCTCGAGCCCTCAGTGCCTGCACAGCCTGGTGACGTGGACGCACGCCCACGCCGGCAGCTGCCCGTCggtgcccagcctgcagagcgTCCTCTCCTCTGAGTACTGCGGCATCATCCGCGCCGTCTGGGGCTGCGCCCAGGGCCACGACTACGTCATGGACACGGACTcagactgcagcagcctgctgctggacagCGCCTTGGCGGGCAAGCGGGAGCAGGGTGCGGCGCGGCGCCTGACGGACAACGGGGCGGACGATGACCAGGCCGTTCCCGCTCCCAAACCCCAGCACGCTCCGGGGAGGACCCCTCCTTGCCAGCAGCCCGCAAACAAAGGGGCGGCCTCGGTGCCACCTGAGGCGGAGGacgagccgccgccgccacaGGACAGGGATTCATCTCACTTGCAACTGGAGAGCGCTGCTGCCTTACAGGAGAAGGCTCTGTCGCAGCCCGAGTCAccgctgagcagtgctgcag GCCAGTTGAGTGGGAAGCAGGTCCCTTCTGCAACGGCGCATGAGCGGGTAAAAGACGAGTTCAGTGACCTTTCTGAGGG GGACTTCCTGAGTGATGATGAAAACGAGAAGAGAAATGTGCAATCTTCAGATGACTCCTTCGAGCCTTACCCCGAAAAGAA ggaggagctgccaaCCATTTACAAGTGTCCTTAccagggctgcacagctgtCTACAGAGGGGCAGATGGCATGAAG AAACACATCAAAGAGCATCATGAGGAGGTTCGGGAGAGGCCTTGTCCTCACCCTGGCTGCAACAAGGTGTTCATGATCGACCGGTACCTGCAGCGCCACGTCAAACTCATCCACACAG aggtACGGAACTACATCTGTGATGAGTGTGGGCAGACCTTCAAGCAACGCAAACACCTCTCGGTCCACCAGATGCGGCACTCGGGAGCAAAGCCCCTCCA GTGCGAGATCTGCGGGTTCCAGTGCCGGCAGCGCGCGTCCCTCAAGTACCACATGACCAAACACAAAGCTGAGACAGAGCTGGAGTTCGCCTGCGACCAGTGTGGGAAGCGCTTCGAGAAGGCTCATAACCTTAACGTCCACATGTCCATGGTCCACCCTCTGACCCAGACTCAGGACAAAGCCAAGCCACTGGAGCCGGAGCCCATTCTCCTCCTCAATCCTTCAGGGACTTCCGAGAGCCAGGCAGTAAAGTCAGAAGTGACTGCGCAGCAGGAGCCCACCTGA
- the ZNF276 gene encoding zinc finger protein 276 isoform X1 yields MKRDRRGRFLAAAGGPGAAAAAATEPRRRLATAPRGNEAAAAQPEPPAGWAPAAAAAAWTRPPALGSAPEAGIGRALSTGYCRLCHGKFSSRSLRNAFGKVPVMGETSEKQRRVDQVFFADFQRLVGVAVRQDPALPQFVCKKCHAQFYKCRSVLRTFIQRVNASPTGHLKAKGKSDAAPAQPCAEGDASCLVDLITSSPQCLHSLVTWTHAHAGSCPSVPSLQSVLSSEYCGIIRAVWGCAQGHDYVMDTDSDCSSLLLDSALAGKREQGAARRLTDNGADDDQAVPAPKPQHAPGRTPPCQQPANKGAASVPPEAEDEPPPPQDRDSSHLQLESAAALQEKALSQPESPLSSAAGQLSGKQVPSATAHERVKDEFSDLSEGDFLSDDENEKRNVQSSDDSFEPYPEKKVSGKKSDGKKAKKAEEPKIRKKPGPKPGWKKKIKCEREELPTIYKCPYQGCTAVYRGADGMKKHIKEHHEEVRERPCPHPGCNKVFMIDRYLQRHVKLIHTEVRNYICDECGQTFKQRKHLSVHQMRHSGAKPLQCEICGFQCRQRASLKYHMTKHKAETELEFACDQCGKRFEKAHNLNVHMSMVHPLTQTQDKAKPLEPEPILLLNPSGTSESQAVKSEVTAQQEPT; encoded by the exons ATGAAGCGCGATCGGCGCGGCCGGTTCCTGGCGGCCGCGGGCGGCcccggagcggcggcggcggcggcgaccGAGCCCCGGAGGCGGCTCGCTACGGCCCCCCGTGGCAacgaggcggcggcggcccaGCCCGAACCTCCCGCGGGGTGGGCCCCGgcagctgccgccgctgcctgGACACGGCCCCCCGCGCTCGGATCGGCCCCAGAGGCAG GGATCGGCAGGGCGCTGAGCACCGGCTACTGCCGCCTCTGCCacgggaagttctcctcccggAGCCTGCGCAATGCCTTCGGGAAGGTGCCGGTGATGGGGGAGACCTCGGAGAAGCAGCGGCGCGTGGATCAGGTCTTCTTCGCCGACTTCCAGCGGCTGGTGGGCGTGGCGGTGCGGCAGGACCCGGCCCTGCCCCAGTTCGTCTGCAAGAAGTGCCACGCCCAGTTCTACAAGTGCCGCAGCGTCCTCAGGACCTTCATCCAGAGGGTCAACGCCTCCCCCACCGGACACCTGAAGGCGAAAGGAAA GAGCGACGCAGCGCCAGCCCAACCATGCGCCGAAGgagatgcctcctgcctgg tgGACCTGATCACCTCGAGCCCTCAGTGCCTGCACAGCCTGGTGACGTGGACGCACGCCCACGCCGGCAGCTGCCCGTCggtgcccagcctgcagagcgTCCTCTCCTCTGAGTACTGCGGCATCATCCGCGCCGTCTGGGGCTGCGCCCAGGGCCACGACTACGTCATGGACACGGACTcagactgcagcagcctgctgctggacagCGCCTTGGCGGGCAAGCGGGAGCAGGGTGCGGCGCGGCGCCTGACGGACAACGGGGCGGACGATGACCAGGCCGTTCCCGCTCCCAAACCCCAGCACGCTCCGGGGAGGACCCCTCCTTGCCAGCAGCCCGCAAACAAAGGGGCGGCCTCGGTGCCACCTGAGGCGGAGGacgagccgccgccgccacaGGACAGGGATTCATCTCACTTGCAACTGGAGAGCGCTGCTGCCTTACAGGAGAAGGCTCTGTCGCAGCCCGAGTCAccgctgagcagtgctgcag GCCAGTTGAGTGGGAAGCAGGTCCCTTCTGCAACGGCGCATGAGCGGGTAAAAGACGAGTTCAGTGACCTTTCTGAGGG GGACTTCCTGAGTGATGATGAAAACGAGAAGAGAAATGTGCAATCTTCAGATGACTCCTTCGAGCCTTACCCCGAAAAGAA GGTTTCTGGCAAGAAAAGTGATGGCAAAAAAGCCAAGAAAGCAGAAGAGCCCAAAATAAGGAAGAAGCCAGggccaaagccaggctggaaaaaaaaaatcaagtgtgAAAG ggaggagctgccaaCCATTTACAAGTGTCCTTAccagggctgcacagctgtCTACAGAGGGGCAGATGGCATGAAG AAACACATCAAAGAGCATCATGAGGAGGTTCGGGAGAGGCCTTGTCCTCACCCTGGCTGCAACAAGGTGTTCATGATCGACCGGTACCTGCAGCGCCACGTCAAACTCATCCACACAG aggtACGGAACTACATCTGTGATGAGTGTGGGCAGACCTTCAAGCAACGCAAACACCTCTCGGTCCACCAGATGCGGCACTCGGGAGCAAAGCCCCTCCA GTGCGAGATCTGCGGGTTCCAGTGCCGGCAGCGCGCGTCCCTCAAGTACCACATGACCAAACACAAAGCTGAGACAGAGCTGGAGTTCGCCTGCGACCAGTGTGGGAAGCGCTTCGAGAAGGCTCATAACCTTAACGTCCACATGTCCATGGTCCACCCTCTGACCCAGACTCAGGACAAAGCCAAGCCACTGGAGCCGGAGCCCATTCTCCTCCTCAATCCTTCAGGGACTTCCGAGAGCCAGGCAGTAAAGTCAGAAGTGACTGCGCAGCAGGAGCCCACCTGA